A single window of Tepidamorphus gemmatus DNA harbors:
- the murJ gene encoding murein biosynthesis integral membrane protein MurJ, whose product MSLLRNFATVSGGTATSRLLGFIRDVMMAAGLGTGPVADAFLVAFRFPNLFRRIFAEGAFNSAFIPLFAKSLEGQGAKSARQFAEEALSALLFTLLVLTAAAEIAMAPLMLVMAPGFVSDPDKFDLAVLLSRICFPYLLFISLVALLSGVLNALGRFAAAAFASALLNFVLIAFLAAIFWLGLEETPRAGIWLAWGVFVAGVCQLVMLVVASRRAGMGLAIIRPRLTPGVRRLIALGIPAVVTGGITQINIVVGTVIASLREGAVSYLYYADRIYQLPLGIVGTAIGVVLLPELARRLRAGDDVGVQTAQNRAFEFTLALTLPAACALILVATPIIRGLFERGAFDPADTRATAQALAAFALGLPAFVLGKVFQPAFFAREDTRTPMWFAGINAAANIVLSLALFPVLAHVGIALATSIAGWIHTGLLAGRLWRDGYFVADGRLKSRALRAIAATAIMAAVLLLVEWLLRPFSGSGRDLANAMVLAALVAAGGASYALAAMLTGVLTREEFARALGRRRTGA is encoded by the coding sequence ATGTCGCTCCTGAGGAATTTCGCGACCGTATCTGGGGGAACGGCGACGAGCCGTCTGCTCGGCTTCATCCGCGATGTCATGATGGCCGCCGGCCTCGGCACCGGACCGGTGGCCGATGCCTTTCTCGTGGCGTTCCGCTTTCCCAACCTGTTCCGGCGGATCTTCGCCGAAGGCGCCTTCAACTCGGCGTTCATTCCGCTGTTCGCCAAGTCGCTGGAGGGGCAGGGCGCCAAGTCGGCCCGGCAGTTCGCGGAGGAGGCCCTGTCCGCGCTGTTGTTCACGCTGCTTGTCCTCACGGCAGCGGCCGAGATCGCGATGGCGCCGCTGATGCTGGTCATGGCGCCGGGCTTCGTGTCCGATCCCGACAAGTTCGATCTGGCGGTGCTGCTGTCGCGGATCTGCTTCCCCTATCTCCTGTTCATCTCGCTGGTGGCGCTGCTGTCGGGAGTCCTCAACGCGCTCGGCCGCTTTGCCGCGGCGGCCTTCGCCTCCGCCCTGCTCAATTTCGTGCTGATTGCCTTCCTCGCGGCGATCTTCTGGCTTGGTCTCGAGGAAACGCCGCGCGCGGGAATCTGGCTGGCCTGGGGCGTCTTCGTTGCCGGGGTCTGCCAGCTCGTGATGCTGGTGGTCGCCTCGCGCCGGGCCGGCATGGGCCTCGCCATCATCCGACCGCGGCTGACGCCCGGAGTCCGGCGGCTGATCGCACTCGGCATTCCGGCGGTGGTGACGGGCGGCATCACCCAGATCAACATCGTTGTCGGAACCGTCATCGCCTCGCTGCGCGAGGGTGCGGTCTCCTATCTCTACTATGCCGACCGCATCTATCAGCTGCCGCTCGGCATCGTCGGAACCGCCATCGGCGTGGTGCTGCTGCCGGAACTCGCGCGCCGGCTGCGGGCCGGCGACGATGTCGGCGTGCAGACGGCGCAGAACCGGGCATTCGAGTTCACTCTGGCGCTGACGCTGCCCGCCGCCTGCGCGCTGATCCTCGTTGCCACGCCGATCATCCGCGGCCTGTTCGAGCGTGGCGCCTTCGACCCGGCCGACACGCGGGCGACCGCGCAGGCCCTCGCCGCCTTTGCTTTGGGCCTGCCGGCCTTCGTGCTCGGCAAGGTCTTCCAGCCAGCCTTCTTCGCGCGCGAGGACACCCGCACGCCGATGTGGTTTGCCGGCATCAACGCCGCCGCCAACATCGTCCTGAGCCTGGCGCTGTTCCCCGTCCTCGCTCATGTCGGCATCGCCCTGGCGACCAGCATCGCGGGCTGGATCCATACCGGCCTTCTCGCCGGCCGCCTCTGGCGCGATGGCTATTTCGTCGCCGATGGACGGCTGAAGTCGCGCGCCCTGCGGGCGATCGCCGCGACGGCGATCATGGCGGCCGTCCTGCTGCTCGTCGAGTGGCTGCTGCGGCCGTTCTCCGGCTCCGGCCGCGACCTCGCCAACGCGATGGTGCTGGCGGCGCTCGTGGCGGCGGGCGGCGCGTCCTATGCCCTCGCCGCGATGCTCACCGGCGTGCTGACGCGCGAGGAGTTCGCCCGCGCCCTCGGCCGTCGCCGGACCGGCGCTTGA
- a CDS encoding [protein-PII] uridylyltransferase translates to MNRPQRHLAQIVEAGTLAAELSALHAEHGASAAFRTAMLARLKAVRAEGLATIEDWLSEDGRGLACARRIAALQDAIVEAVFLFATRTAFPADNPSASERLSVIATGGYGRGTMAPGSDVDLLFLLPYKKTPWSESVIEQILYTLWDMELKVGHAVRSVDDCIRLAKSDMTIRTSILDARFLCGDREMFEELEARFEAEVVTGTGAEFIEAKLAERDARHARVGESRYLVEPNVKDGKGGLRDLQTLFWIAKYFYRVGTGEELVDLGVLDRSEARQFRRCEDFLWAVRCHLHFLTGRADERLTFDLQRDMAMRLGYTPHPGLREVERFMKHYFLVAKDVGDLTRIVCSDLEMRHVKRTQVLSRFMQRLRRRKPGHLAESGDFVIEANRLNVTDDLAFERDPVNLIRMFFLADKYNLPFHPEALKLARRSLKLIDQSLRENPEANRLFMKVLTSRNDPEVVLRRMNEAGVLGRFIPEFGRIVGLVQFNMYHHFTVDEHLVRSIGILADIEQGRHADDHPLANEIIHTIQNREVLYLALFLHDIAKGRPEDHSIAGARIARRLAPRLGFSPADTDTVAWLIENHLTMSMIAQSRDLADRKTIEDFAAQVQSLERLKLLLILTVADIRAVGPGVWNGWKGQLLRTLYYETEPVLAGGHSQTQRTVRIAAAQAALREALADWSEAEFAAYRDRHYPAYWLRTDLERQIEHARFLRDLDVQRRKLATRAKPDEFREITEITVFAPDHPRLLSIITGACAAAGANIVDAQIFTTSDGFALDTIFVSRELPEDADERRRAERIGRLIEQALEGKAPLPDLVGKRTVPKSRLRAFSVEPYVLVNNTWSNRFTVIEISGLDRPGLLFELTGVLARLNLNIASAHIATFGERAIDVFYVTDLTGQKITNANRQAAIRRHLLQVFQPAREGAPA, encoded by the coding sequence ATGAACAGGCCGCAGCGCCATCTCGCGCAGATCGTCGAGGCCGGGACGCTGGCGGCCGAGCTCTCTGCCCTGCACGCCGAGCACGGCGCGTCAGCGGCCTTCCGCACGGCGATGCTTGCGCGGCTGAAGGCGGTGCGGGCCGAAGGGCTCGCAACGATCGAGGACTGGCTCTCCGAGGATGGCCGCGGCCTCGCCTGCGCCCGGCGCATCGCCGCCCTGCAGGACGCGATCGTCGAGGCGGTCTTCCTGTTCGCCACCCGCACCGCCTTTCCTGCCGACAATCCCTCCGCGTCGGAGCGGCTGTCGGTGATTGCCACCGGCGGCTACGGGCGCGGCACGATGGCGCCGGGCTCCGATGTCGACCTGTTGTTCCTGCTCCCCTACAAGAAGACCCCGTGGAGCGAGAGCGTCATCGAGCAGATCCTCTACACGCTCTGGGACATGGAGCTGAAGGTCGGCCACGCGGTGCGCTCTGTCGACGACTGCATCCGGCTTGCGAAGTCCGACATGACGATCCGCACCTCGATCCTCGATGCGCGGTTCCTGTGCGGCGACAGGGAGATGTTCGAGGAACTCGAGGCGCGCTTCGAGGCAGAGGTAGTGACCGGCACCGGCGCCGAGTTCATCGAGGCCAAGCTCGCCGAGCGCGACGCGCGCCATGCCAGGGTGGGCGAATCCCGCTATCTGGTCGAACCGAACGTCAAGGACGGCAAGGGCGGGCTGCGCGACCTGCAGACGCTGTTCTGGATCGCCAAGTACTTCTATCGCGTCGGCACCGGGGAGGAGCTCGTCGATCTCGGCGTCCTCGACCGCTCCGAGGCCCGCCAGTTCCGCCGCTGCGAGGATTTCCTGTGGGCGGTGCGCTGCCACCTGCACTTCCTCACCGGTCGCGCCGACGAGCGGCTCACCTTCGACCTGCAGCGCGACATGGCGATGCGCCTCGGCTACACGCCGCATCCCGGCCTGCGCGAGGTCGAGCGCTTCATGAAGCACTATTTCCTGGTGGCCAAGGATGTCGGTGACCTGACCCGCATCGTCTGCTCGGATCTGGAGATGCGGCACGTCAAGCGCACGCAGGTGCTGTCGCGCTTCATGCAGCGCCTGCGTCGCCGCAAGCCGGGCCATCTGGCGGAGAGCGGCGACTTCGTCATCGAGGCAAACCGGCTCAACGTCACCGACGATCTCGCCTTCGAGCGCGATCCGGTCAACCTGATCCGGATGTTCTTCCTCGCCGACAAGTACAACCTGCCGTTCCATCCCGAGGCGCTGAAGCTCGCCCGCCGGTCGCTGAAGCTGATCGACCAGTCGCTGCGCGAGAACCCCGAGGCGAACCGGCTGTTCATGAAGGTGCTGACCTCGCGCAACGACCCGGAGGTGGTGCTGCGGCGGATGAACGAGGCCGGCGTGCTCGGCCGGTTCATCCCGGAATTCGGGCGGATCGTCGGGCTGGTACAGTTCAACATGTACCATCACTTCACGGTCGACGAGCATCTCGTCCGCTCGATCGGCATCCTGGCGGACATCGAGCAGGGCCGGCATGCCGACGATCATCCGCTCGCCAACGAGATCATCCACACCATCCAGAACCGCGAGGTGCTGTATCTGGCGCTGTTCCTGCACGACATCGCCAAGGGCCGGCCGGAGGACCATTCGATTGCCGGCGCCCGCATCGCCCGCCGGCTGGCGCCGCGGCTGGGCTTCTCGCCGGCCGACACCGATACCGTCGCCTGGCTGATCGAAAACCACTTGACGATGAGCATGATCGCCCAGTCGCGCGATCTCGCCGACCGCAAGACGATCGAGGATTTCGCTGCCCAGGTGCAGAGCCTGGAGCGGCTCAAGCTGCTGCTGATCCTTACCGTCGCCGATATCCGCGCCGTCGGCCCCGGGGTCTGGAACGGCTGGAAGGGCCAGCTGCTGCGCACGCTCTACTACGAGACCGAGCCGGTGCTCGCCGGCGGCCACAGCCAGACGCAGCGCACCGTCAGGATCGCCGCGGCCCAGGCGGCGCTGCGCGAGGCGCTCGCCGACTGGAGTGAAGCGGAGTTCGCCGCCTATCGCGACCGCCATTACCCGGCCTACTGGCTGCGCACCGATCTCGAGCGCCAGATCGAGCACGCCCGCTTCCTGCGCGATCTCGACGTCCAGCGCCGCAAGCTCGCCACCCGCGCCAAGCCGGACGAGTTCCGCGAGATCACCGAGATCACGGTATTCGCGCCGGATCATCCCCGGCTGCTGTCGATCATCACCGGCGCCTGCGCGGCGGCAGGTGCCAATATCGTCGACGCGCAGATCTTCACCACCTCCGACGGCTTCGCGCTCGACACGATCTTCGTCTCCCGCGAACTGCCGGAGGATGCCGACGAGCGCCGCCGGGCCGAACGCATCGGCAGGCTGATCGAGCAGGCCCTGGAGGGCAAGGCGCCGCTGCCAGATCTGGTCGGCAAGCGCACCGTGCCGAAGTCGCGGCTACGCGCCTTTTCGGTCGAGCCTTACGTGCTCGTCAACAACACCTGGTCAAACCGCTTCACGGTGATCGAGATTTCCGGTCTCGACCGGCCCGGTCTCCTGTTCGAGCTGACCGGCGTCTTGGCAAGGCTCAACCTCAACATCGCCTCGGCCCACATCGCGACCTTCGGCGAGCGTGCCATCGACGTGTTCTACGTCACCGACCTCACCGGTCAGAAGATCACCAATGCCAACCGCCAGGCGGCGATCCGCCGCCATCTCCTGCAAGTCTTCCAGCCCGCCCGGGAGGGCGCGCCCGCCTGA
- the trpS gene encoding tryptophan--tRNA ligase — protein sequence MAAFRERVFSGVQPTGNLHLGNYLGAIKRFVALQDTFECIYCVVDMHAITQAPSVWGGPAELARSTREVTAAFLAAGIDPDRHIVFNQSQVGEHAELAWVFNCVARMGWLNRMTQFKEKAGKHRENASVGLFAYPTLMAADILVYKATHVPVGEDQKQHLELTRDIAQKFNTDFADSIRRVTGADALFPLTEPVIQGPATRVMSLRDGSKKMSKSDPSDYSRINLTDDADTIAQKIRKAKTDPEPLPSEEAGLDGRPEADNLVGIYAALADSTRADVLAEFGGAQFSTFKAALVDLAVAKLAPIAAEMRRLTADPGHIDRVLRTGADRARAIAAPIMAEVKQVVGFLR from the coding sequence ATGGCGGCGTTTCGTGAGCGCGTCTTTTCCGGCGTCCAGCCGACCGGAAACCTGCATCTGGGCAACTATCTCGGCGCCATTAAGCGCTTCGTCGCGCTGCAGGACACCTTCGAGTGCATCTATTGCGTCGTCGACATGCATGCCATCACCCAGGCGCCGTCGGTCTGGGGCGGCCCGGCCGAGCTCGCCCGTTCGACGCGTGAGGTCACCGCTGCCTTCCTTGCGGCCGGGATCGACCCGGACCGCCACATCGTCTTCAACCAGAGCCAGGTCGGCGAGCACGCCGAGCTCGCCTGGGTGTTCAATTGCGTCGCCCGCATGGGCTGGCTCAACCGGATGACCCAGTTCAAGGAGAAGGCTGGCAAGCATCGGGAGAACGCGTCCGTCGGCCTGTTCGCCTATCCGACCCTGATGGCCGCCGACATCCTCGTCTACAAGGCGACGCACGTTCCGGTCGGCGAGGATCAGAAGCAGCACCTCGAGCTGACCCGCGACATCGCCCAGAAGTTCAACACCGACTTTGCCGATTCGATCCGCAGGGTCACCGGTGCCGACGCGCTGTTCCCGCTGACCGAGCCGGTGATCCAGGGGCCGGCGACCCGGGTGATGAGCCTGCGCGACGGCTCCAAGAAGATGTCGAAGTCGGACCCCTCCGACTATTCGCGCATCAACCTGACCGACGATGCCGACACCATCGCGCAGAAGATCCGCAAGGCGAAGACCGATCCCGAGCCGCTGCCCTCCGAGGAGGCGGGGCTCGACGGCCGTCCGGAGGCCGACAATCTCGTCGGCATCTATGCAGCGCTCGCCGACTCGACCCGCGCAGACGTGCTCGCCGAATTCGGCGGTGCGCAGTTCTCCACCTTCAAGGCGGCGCTGGTGGATCTGGCGGTGGCCAAGCTTGCGCCGATCGCCGCCGAGATGCGCCGGCTGACGGCCGATCCGGGCCATATCGACAGGGTGCTCAGGACCGGCGCCGACCGGGCCCGCGCCATCGCTGCCCCGATCATGGCCGAGGTCAAGCAGGTCGTCGGCTTCCTGCGCTGA
- the mutS gene encoding DNA mismatch repair protein MutS, translated as MTVRPPDRAAAAAATVPVPDPAEDARVTPMMRQYLEIKAANPDCLLFYRMGDFYEMFFSDAEVASRALGITLTQRGKHLGQDIPMCGVPVHAADDYLQRLIALGHRVAVCEQTEDPAAARRRGSKAVVRRDVVRLVTPGTLTEDTLLDSRRNNYLAAAARVRGMGDDVVALAWADISTGDFAVAETQASELAAALARIEPGELLVSDSLYDDPQFRPLWRTAGWTVTPLPAASFDSISAERRLRDYFGVATLDGFGALSRAELAAAGAVVAYVDRTQMGSRPPLSPPAREPRGAVMAIDAATRANLELVATLSGERRGSLLAAVDRTLTAPGGRELARRLAAPLTDPAAISARHDAVEWLVGRSEVRRAIRETLRTAPDIARARARIAVGRAGPRDLAAIRDGIAAARSAAATLGAAGDAPAAIAAIIDRLTGPDVSLHGRLEAALVDRPPLLRRDGGFVRPGFSADLDEARALRDESRKVVAGLQAKYQEATGIRTLKVRHNNVLGYFVETTAQHMEKMSAEPLAGVFFHRQTLASQVRYSTAELADLEGRIATAAERALALEGEIFDALAAAVLAEGTALEAAAAALGELDVHAGFAELAVERDYVRPLVEASLAFEIIGGRHPVVEQALAADAAGPFVANDCDLSPPDGDDGRILLLTGPNMAGKSTFLRQNALIAILAQAGAFVPAARARIGIVDRLFSRVGAADDLARGRSTFMVEMVETAAILNQAGPRALVILDEIGRGTATFDGLSIAWATVEHLHEVNRCRALFATHFHELTALAETLPRLSNATVKVKEWKGEVIFLHEVAPGAADRSYGIQVARLAGLPAAVVARAREVLERLEETDRRAGTAGLVDDLPLFSLKPRRAAPAAAPSPPVHSVLAERLAALIPDDLTPRQALDLIYELKALAQDMAEQ; from the coding sequence ATGACCGTCAGGCCACCCGATAGAGCCGCCGCCGCGGCGGCGACCGTTCCCGTACCCGATCCGGCCGAGGATGCGCGCGTCACCCCGATGATGCGCCAGTACCTCGAGATCAAGGCCGCCAATCCGGACTGTCTGCTGTTCTACCGGATGGGCGACTTCTACGAGATGTTCTTCTCGGACGCCGAGGTGGCGAGCCGGGCGCTCGGCATCACGCTCACCCAGCGTGGCAAGCATCTGGGTCAGGACATTCCGATGTGCGGCGTGCCGGTCCATGCCGCCGACGACTATCTGCAGCGGCTGATCGCGCTCGGCCACCGGGTCGCCGTGTGCGAGCAGACCGAGGATCCCGCCGCCGCCCGCAGGCGCGGCTCAAAGGCGGTGGTGCGCCGCGACGTGGTGCGGCTGGTGACGCCCGGCACGCTTACCGAGGACACGCTGCTCGATTCCCGCCGCAACAACTATCTCGCTGCGGCCGCGCGCGTGCGCGGCATGGGCGACGACGTGGTGGCGCTGGCCTGGGCCGACATCTCGACCGGCGATTTCGCGGTGGCGGAGACGCAGGCGAGCGAACTTGCCGCCGCGCTCGCCCGAATCGAGCCGGGCGAGCTGCTGGTCTCCGATTCGCTCTACGACGATCCGCAGTTCCGCCCGCTGTGGCGCACGGCCGGGTGGACGGTGACGCCGCTGCCGGCTGCGAGCTTCGATTCGATTTCGGCCGAGCGCCGGCTCCGGGATTATTTCGGCGTGGCGACGCTTGATGGCTTCGGCGCCCTGTCGCGGGCCGAACTTGCCGCCGCCGGTGCGGTCGTCGCCTATGTCGATCGCACCCAGATGGGCTCGCGCCCGCCGCTGTCGCCGCCCGCGCGTGAGCCGCGCGGGGCGGTCATGGCGATCGACGCGGCGACACGCGCCAATCTGGAGTTGGTCGCCACCCTGTCGGGCGAGCGGCGCGGCAGCCTGCTGGCCGCGGTTGATCGGACGCTGACCGCCCCGGGCGGCCGCGAGCTGGCTCGCCGCCTCGCCGCACCGCTGACCGACCCCGCGGCGATCTCTGCCCGCCACGATGCGGTCGAATGGCTCGTCGGGCGCAGCGAGGTGCGCCGTGCCATACGCGAGACGCTGCGCACCGCGCCCGACATCGCCCGCGCCCGCGCCCGCATTGCGGTGGGCCGGGCCGGTCCCCGCGACCTTGCCGCGATCCGTGACGGCATCGCCGCCGCCCGTTCCGCCGCAGCGACGCTGGGCGCGGCCGGCGACGCGCCGGCCGCCATTGCGGCGATCATCGATCGGCTCACCGGCCCCGACGTGAGCCTGCATGGGCGGCTCGAGGCAGCCCTGGTCGATCGGCCACCCTTGCTGCGCCGCGACGGCGGCTTCGTCAGGCCGGGCTTTTCCGCCGATCTCGACGAGGCGCGCGCCCTGCGCGACGAAAGCCGCAAGGTGGTGGCCGGCCTGCAGGCGAAGTATCAGGAGGCGACCGGCATCCGCACGCTGAAGGTCCGCCATAACAACGTGCTCGGCTATTTCGTCGAGACCACCGCCCAGCACATGGAGAAGATGTCGGCCGAACCGCTCGCCGGCGTCTTCTTCCATCGGCAGACGCTCGCCAGCCAGGTGCGCTATTCGACCGCCGAGCTTGCCGATCTCGAGGGCCGCATCGCCACCGCCGCCGAGCGGGCGCTGGCGCTGGAGGGCGAGATCTTCGACGCGCTTGCCGCCGCGGTCCTCGCCGAGGGTACGGCGCTGGAGGCGGCCGCCGCCGCGCTCGGCGAACTCGACGTTCATGCCGGTTTCGCCGAACTCGCGGTCGAGCGCGACTATGTGCGCCCGCTGGTCGAGGCGAGCCTCGCCTTCGAGATCATCGGCGGCCGCCATCCGGTCGTCGAGCAGGCGCTGGCGGCCGATGCGGCCGGGCCGTTCGTCGCCAATGACTGCGACCTGTCGCCCCCCGACGGGGATGACGGGCGGATCCTGCTGCTGACCGGTCCGAACATGGCCGGCAAGTCGACCTTTCTGCGCCAGAACGCGCTGATCGCGATCCTCGCCCAGGCCGGCGCCTTCGTTCCGGCGGCACGGGCGCGCATCGGCATCGTCGACCGGCTGTTCTCCCGCGTCGGTGCTGCCGATGATCTGGCACGCGGCCGCTCGACCTTCATGGTCGAGATGGTCGAGACCGCCGCGATCCTCAACCAGGCAGGCCCGCGCGCGCTTGTCATCCTCGACGAGATCGGCCGGGGGACGGCGACCTTCGACGGTCTGTCGATTGCGTGGGCGACCGTCGAGCACCTGCACGAGGTGAACCGCTGCCGGGCGCTGTTTGCGACGCATTTCCACGAATTGACGGCGCTTGCCGAGACGCTGCCGCGGCTTTCCAACGCGACGGTGAAGGTCAAGGAATGGAAGGGCGAGGTGATCTTCCTGCACGAGGTGGCACCGGGAGCCGCCGACCGCTCCTATGGCATCCAGGTCGCCAGGCTTGCCGGATTGCCTGCGGCGGTCGTCGCGCGCGCCCGCGAGGTTCTGGAGAGGCTCGAGGAGACCGACCGGCGTGCCGGCACCGCCGGTCTCGTCGATGACCTGCCGCTGTTCTCGCTCAAGCCGCGCCGGGCCGCTCCGGCGGCCGCTCCGTCGCCGCCCGTTCATTCCGTGCTTGCCGAACGGCTCGCCGCGCTGATACCCGACGATCTGACCCCGCGCCAGGCGCTGGACCTGATCTACGAGCTCAAGGCGCTCGCACAGGATATGGCGGAGCAATGA
- a CDS encoding NADP-dependent malic enzyme: protein MPSDKPQPAQRPTFTDQEALLFHNQGKPGKLEVNPTKPMATQRDLSLAYSPGVAVPVRAIAEDPSRAYDYTSKGNMVAVISNGTAILGLGNLGALASKPVMEGKAVLFKRFADVDSIDLEIATEDVDAFINAVRYLGPSFGGINLEDIRAPDCFIIEQRLRELMDIPVFHDDQHGTAIISLAGLINALDLTGRDIRNTKLVCNGAGAAGIACLELVKAMGFPNENVILCDTKGVIYKGREEGMNQWKSAHAVDTDARTLADAMKGADVVFGLSAKGAFTPEMIASMAPNPIIFAMANPDPEITPEEVAEIRDDAIVATGRSDYPNQINNVLGFPYIFRGALDVRATTINDAMKIAAAKALAQLAREDVPDQVAAAYRGNRPRYGREYIIPVPFDPRLISAIPAAVARAAMESGVAGRPIVDMDAYRAELSARRDPIAGTLQRIHSKIRRAPKRVVFAEGEEEPVIRAAFAFANSGLGWPILVGRDQQVLETMAGLGLEPRDDIEIVNARLTRRNKDYADYLYARLQRRGYLWRDCQRLVNTDRNTFGACMVATGDADAMITGVTRNYSIALEDIRRVIDPKPGHRVIGVSLALARGRTVLVADTAIHEMPGAEELADIAVEAAGVARRLGYEPRVALLAYSTFGHPSGERSERVREAVKILDKRHVDFEYDGEMSADVALNRDAMAAYPFCRLSGPANVLVMPAIHSASISTRMLQELGGSTVIGPLLVGLDKPVQIVGLGATDADIVNMASIAAYNIGG, encoded by the coding sequence ATGCCGTCAGACAAGCCACAGCCGGCCCAGCGGCCGACCTTTACCGATCAGGAAGCCCTGCTGTTCCACAACCAGGGCAAGCCCGGCAAGCTCGAGGTCAACCCGACCAAGCCTATGGCGACCCAGCGCGACCTATCGCTGGCCTATTCGCCCGGCGTGGCCGTTCCGGTGCGCGCCATCGCCGAGGATCCGAGCCGCGCCTACGACTACACCTCGAAGGGCAACATGGTCGCGGTGATCTCCAATGGCACCGCGATCCTTGGTCTCGGCAATCTCGGCGCACTCGCCTCGAAACCGGTGATGGAAGGCAAGGCGGTGCTGTTCAAGCGCTTCGCCGACGTCGACTCGATCGATCTGGAGATCGCCACCGAGGACGTCGACGCCTTCATCAACGCGGTGCGCTATCTCGGCCCGTCGTTCGGCGGCATCAACCTCGAGGATATCCGCGCGCCCGACTGCTTCATCATCGAGCAGCGGCTGCGCGAGCTGATGGACATCCCGGTGTTCCACGACGACCAGCACGGCACCGCGATCATCTCGCTCGCCGGACTGATCAACGCGCTCGACCTCACCGGCCGTGACATCCGCAACACGAAGCTCGTCTGCAACGGTGCGGGCGCCGCCGGCATCGCCTGCCTCGAGCTGGTCAAGGCGATGGGCTTCCCGAACGAGAACGTCATCCTCTGCGATACCAAGGGCGTGATCTACAAGGGCCGCGAGGAGGGGATGAACCAGTGGAAATCGGCGCACGCTGTCGACACCGACGCGCGCACGCTGGCCGACGCGATGAAGGGCGCCGACGTGGTGTTCGGCCTGTCGGCCAAGGGCGCCTTCACGCCGGAGATGATTGCCTCGATGGCGCCGAACCCGATCATCTTCGCGATGGCCAATCCCGATCCGGAGATCACGCCGGAGGAAGTCGCCGAGATCCGCGACGATGCGATCGTGGCCACCGGCCGGTCCGACTATCCCAACCAGATCAACAACGTGCTGGGCTTTCCCTACATCTTCCGGGGCGCCCTCGACGTGCGCGCGACAACCATCAACGACGCCATGAAGATTGCCGCGGCCAAGGCGCTGGCGCAGCTGGCGCGCGAGGACGTGCCCGATCAGGTGGCGGCCGCCTATCGCGGCAACCGGCCGCGCTACGGCCGCGAATACATCATCCCGGTGCCGTTCGATCCGCGCCTGATCAGCGCGATTCCGGCTGCGGTCGCGCGCGCGGCGATGGAGTCGGGCGTCGCCGGACGGCCGATCGTCGACATGGACGCCTATCGCGCCGAACTGTCGGCCCGGCGCGATCCGATCGCCGGCACGCTGCAGCGGATCCACTCGAAGATCCGCCGCGCGCCGAAGCGCGTCGTATTCGCCGAGGGCGAGGAGGAGCCGGTCATCCGCGCCGCCTTCGCCTTCGCCAATTCCGGTCTCGGCTGGCCGATCCTGGTCGGCCGCGACCAGCAGGTGCTGGAAACGATGGCGGGGCTCGGGCTCGAGCCGCGCGACGACATCGAGATCGTCAACGCCAGGCTGACGCGCCGCAACAAGGACTATGCCGATTATCTGTACGCCCGCCTGCAGCGGCGCGGCTACCTCTGGCGCGATTGCCAGCGGCTGGTCAATACCGACCGTAACACCTTCGGCGCCTGCATGGTGGCGACTGGCGATGCCGACGCGATGATCACCGGCGTCACCCGCAACTACTCGATCGCGCTCGAGGACATCCGCCGGGTGATCGACCCGAAGCCCGGCCATCGGGTGATCGGCGTGTCGCTGGCTCTGGCGCGCGGCCGCACGGTGCTGGTCGCCGACACCGCGATCCACGAGATGCCCGGCGCCGAGGAACTCGCCGACATCGCCGTGGAGGCGGCCGGCGTGGCGCGCCGGCTCGGCTACGAACCGCGGGTGGCGCTGCTCGCCTACTCGACCTTCGGCCATCCCAGCGGCGAGCGCTCCGAACGCGTCCGCGAAGCGGTGAAGATCCTCGACAAGCGGCATGTCGATTTCGAGTATGACGGCGAGATGTCGGCCGACGTCGCGCTGAACCGCGACGCGATGGCCGCCTATCCGTTCTGCCGGTTGTCGGGTCCGGCCAACGTCCTGGTGATGCCGGCGATCCACTCCGCGTCGATCTCGACACGCATGCTGCAGGAGCTCGGCGGCTCGACCGTGATCGGGCCGCTGCTGGTCGGCCTCGACAAGCCGGTGCAGATCGTCGGCCTCGGTGCGACCGACGCCGACATCGTCAACATGGCGTCGATCGCGGCCTACAATATCGGCGGCTGA